In Antechinus flavipes isolate AdamAnt ecotype Samford, QLD, Australia chromosome 3, AdamAnt_v2, whole genome shotgun sequence, a genomic segment contains:
- the ODAD1 gene encoding outer dynein arm-docking complex subunit 1, with translation MSRTSAMSRASSTFLASRSQIPYLNLPPPPDPRSSFFPQASVPLAASMPLAASVRSEDSEAYLDSSEGELSRLQRQCRVMEAERQAYSRETQQRIHKQMVEICRLQQEQAELQVKMNITQNQAHRIMEQAREKGLRSLLDRRQQLYKEVVKEQQHLKKLDQQIVKWEARVLMQLKELRGPGLILKRKAQNLHRVMVLENQLNRAITRFDTQLVRNRVLREELGLLHIQRNRFLNINHQLKKELSDIRSDIQSHIDNSNSAFDAREEAKLKLSQLQEKLHKDVSQYNAELQVIQRQICHLEQLHKFLVTKNQERFVDAEVLEARRKREREVAEGLRKTSHEKAIIQYEEVLEKLAEITGQATAEEIFHTYLENEEKNFAEFTFINEQNSEMEKLKEDIQEIQDAVTQLTLAQEEADKGVQYQQLQELEQRKEDLAKEAEMVETKHNNLKKILEQLKEAIQSLFYKAKCDDSKLKQLLGGSHIGNKIMELLLSLIEQRVIDLLAAQAFESFSMESPTYNPQATALRLLGQTPEVAVKKTSLPQPPTMEDPVGMELTGDRPLNPEELKNLVLKMVQDRELGKDMPMSMSFSRKAEKSIV, from the exons ATGTCCCGGACGTCCGCCATGTCCCGGGCGTCATCCACGTTCTTAGCCTCCCGCTCCCAAATTCCCTACCTGAATCTTCCACCTCCCCCGGACCCCCGAAGTAGCTTTTTTCCCCAGGCCAGCGTGCCTCTGGCCGCCAGCATGCCTCTGGCCGCCAGCGTGCGCTCGGAGGACAGCGAAGCCTATCTGGACAGCTCAG AGGGGGAGCTGAGCCGCCTGCAGAGACAATGCCGGGTGATGGAGGCGGAGCGGCAGGCTTACAGCAGGGAGACCCAGCAGCGGATCCACAAGCAAAT GGTGGAGATCTGCAGGCTGCAGCAGGAACAGGCCGAGCTTCAAGTGAAAATGAACATCACGCAGAACCAAGCCCACAGGATCATGGAACAGGCCCGGGAGAAGGGTCTTCGCAGCCTCCTGGACCGCCGGCAGCAGCTGTACAAGGAGGTGGTCAAGGAGCAGCAGCATCTGAAGAAGCTGGACCAACAG ATTGTCAAGTGGGAGGCCCGAGTGTTGATGCAGCTGAAGGAGCTCAGGGGCCCAGGTCTCATCCTGAAGAGGAAGGCCCAGAACCTGCACAGGGTGATGGTCCTGGAGAACCAGCTGAACCGG GCCATCACGCGCTTTGACACCCAGCTGGTGAGGAACAGAGTCCTCCGGGAAGAGCTGGGTCTGCTGCACATCCAGAGAAATCGCTTTCTGAACATCAACCACCAGCTGAAGAAG GAGCTGAGTGACATCCGGTCCGACATTCAATCCCACATAGACAACTCCAATTCGGCCTTCGATGCCAG GGAGGAAGCCAAGCTGAAGCTGAGCCAGCTGCAGGAGAAGCTGCACAAGGACGTGAGCCAGTACAACGCCGAGCTGCAGGTGATCCAGAGGCAGATCTGCCACCTCGAGCAGCTGCACAAGTTCCTGGTGACCAAGAACCAGGAGAGATTCGTGGACGCCGAGGTGCTGGAGGCCCGGCGCAAGCGCG AGCGGGAGGTGGCCGAGGGCCTCCGCAAGACCTCGCACGAGAAGGCCATCATCCAGTACGAGGAGGTGCTGGAGAAGCTGGCCGAGATAACGGGCCAGGCCACGGCAGAGGAAATCTTCCACACGTACTTGGAAA atgaagaaaaaaactttgcCGAGTTCACCTTTATCAACGAGCAGAATTCGGAGATGGAGAAACTCAAAGAGGATATCCAGGAG ATCCAGGATGCCGTAACTCAGTTGACCTTGGCCCAAGAAGAGGCTGACAAGGGGGTCCAGTACCAGCAGCTGCAAGAGCTGGAGCAGCGGAAGGAGGATTTGGCTAAGGAGGCTGAGATGGTGGAGACGAAGCACAACAACCTGAAAAAGATCCTAGAGCAGCTCAAGGAGG CAATCCAGTCTCTGTTCTACAAGGCCAAGTGTGACGACTCTAAGCTCAAACAGCTGCTGGGAGGCAGCCACATCGGGAACAAGATCATGGAGCTGCTCCTCAGCCTCATTGAGCAGCGAGTCATTGACCTGCTGGCCGCCCAGGCCTTCGAAAGCTTCTCCATG GAATCCCCCACCTACAACCCCCAGGCCACTGCTCTCCGGCTTCTGGGCCAGACTCCCGAGGTGGCCGTAAAGAAGACCTCTCTCCCACAGCCCCCTACCAT GGAGGATCCTGTGGGAATGGAGCTGACAGGCGATCGGCCCCTGAATCCCGAGGAGTTGAAAAACCTGGTACTCAAGATG GTACAGGATCGGGAGCTGGGCAAGGACATGCCTATGAGCATGTCGTTCAGCAGGAAGGCAGAGAAGTCCATTGTGTAA